Within bacterium, the genomic segment AGTGTCGATCCGCGATTTTGAAAATTGGGAAAAGGCCAACGGCAAGATTCCGGCCGGCTCGATCGTGATTTTGCGGACCGGCTTTTCGCGATTCTGGCCGGATCGAAAGAAGTACCTGGGAACCGACGGGCGGGGCCCCGAAGCGGTGAAGCGGCTGCGCTTCCCCGGTCTCCATCCCGAGGCCGCCGAGTGGCTGGCCGGCCAGCGAAAAATCAAATCGGTGGGCATCGACACCGCCAGCATCGATTACGGGCCCTCGACCCATTTCGAGACCCATCGCGCGCTGTTCGCCAAGAACATTCCGGCTTTTGAAAACCTCGCCAACCTCGAAAAGCTGCCGCCTCGGGGCTTCACGGTTTTCGCATTGCCGATGAAGATCCAGGGTGGCAGCGGCGCCCCGCTGCGGATCGTCGCGATCCTGGAATAAATAGAAGACATCGTTCTGAAAATTTTGGAAAATTCTCCAAACCCTATTTCGGAGGATCTATGCTCAAGAAGATAGTTCTGGCCACCGCCATGTTATCCTTCGCCTTGCCGGCCACGGTTTTCGCCCTTGGAGAATGTCGGGAGGACCGGAAAAAGTATTGTCCGGATGCGGGCTTGAACGAGGACAAGATCAAGGAATGTCTCAAGAGCCATTTCAAGGAGCTATCGGAACCCTGCAAGCAGATGATCGCCGAGAAAGTCGAGAAGAAGATCGAAAAGAAGCTGGAGAGCGAGAGTAATTAGTCCCGGCTTAGGTTAGATAACCGCCGTCCACGTTGATCGTTGCGCCGGTGATATAGGACGCTTCCTCACTGGCGAGGTAGGTCACCAGGCTCGCAACTTCCTCAGGCTGGCCGTAACGCCCCAAGGTGGTGAAGCTCTTGGCACTCT encodes:
- a CDS encoding cyclase family protein; protein product: MARIGRAFLGIYFLAWLILSSLSSQAMEWKAEQIVDLTHSYDQTTIYWPTEKGFTLEKEFEGPTGKGYFYAANRFCSPEHGGTHLDAPFHFAEGKETVDQIPLGNLIGSAVLVDVRDAAAKNRDYQVSIRDFENWEKANGKIPAGSIVILRTGFSRFWPDRKKYLGTDGRGPEAVKRLRFPGLHPEAAEWLAGQRKIKSVGIDTASIDYGPSTHFETHRALFAKNIPAFENLANLEKLPPRGFTVFALPMKIQGGSGAPLRIVAILE